In Mycoavidus cysteinexigens, a genomic segment contains:
- a CDS encoding type II toxin-antitoxin system RelE/ParE family toxin, whose protein sequence is MRVIWTPEAQQDRTDVWDYIAADNPRAAVQMDELFSDAAARLADHPMLGRSGKIPGTRELIPRESYRLVYEIELETVWVLALVHTARQWSPVRD, encoded by the coding sequence GTGAGGGTTATCTGGACGCCAGAGGCGCAGCAAGACCGTACCGATGTCTGGGATTACATTGCAGCCGACAATCCACGTGCGGCCGTCCAGATGGATGAGCTTTTCAGCGACGCGGCTGCCAGACTAGCCGACCATCCCATGTTAGGGCGATCAGGGAAGATACCCGGCACACGAGAGTTGATCCCCCGTGAGAGCTATCGTCTGGTGTATGAGATCGAGCTGGAAACGGTGTGGGTTTTAGCCTTGGTTCATACTGCCCGCCAATGGTCGCCCGTGCGTGATTAA
- a CDS encoding NACHT domain-containing protein, producing the protein MNISGWGQSLRATLPAPVITPQNHVAAAQAHLAVGDRVNAEASYNAAIQLATAELAKNPGHVREMALANISAEYAAFLSRENESASSLIQHPSVPINYSASAADQPNPSPDSLLSSIQAGRPEGEIVIQSCQGTINAPVHGKHNMVNVHCYLPNSEASQLQAVSLDSLRNALYQHYQLSNLSIQRVSGESASLEDCYINLAIVESQAQREKDKKELEKQASAFERLPSSERQRLEATNPNKLIALERLFDSQKLRDGSESIPKRILIQGRAGIGKTTLCKKLVYEYHHNGLWQDRFESVLWIPLRQLKTHSPRRLEDLLCNQYFVGHESRQAQALSKVFYTHQDKTLFILDGLDEVVGELNEGKPLKDFLQTLLNQEHVVITSRPAGVDAKLLGQLDLELETVGFSPANVQAYIEKFVPASNRAAIRQFIHRTPLVQGLVNIPIQLDALCYSWDQLPQNQDVTMSMLYEAMVDKLWRKDSVRLEKKEIETHVIDGLSEEDLAELMTAEIDYLGYLAFKGLETEKIEFSREELSQRRKELNGRAQTEGKLPLNFTTNLKKTSYLHTADGHRPESERQYHFLHLTFQEFFAAKFLAGHLQAYTKVEKVPAYIVQKDLDVIPQRNELEAFIATYKYNPRYEIVWWMVAGLLKGAALENFFHVLEQSPRDLIGMRHQQVMVGCLNEARAQLEAVTRTQLEKEFRQWLDFEMKNEKSDYSRLGSQRIFPEHLLLESLSQTKGEKKNKVMATLGARPVLLSDAVQALISSVKEDGEDVRSAAARALGRQSSLSADAVQALVSSLKDDGEDVRSAAARALGRQSSLSADAVQILISSLKDENWYVRSETASVLGRQCLRPPAYAVSRRGPGFDLLLEG; encoded by the coding sequence TTGAACATATCAGGTTGGGGGCAAAGTTTGCGAGCAACGTTGCCGGCACCGGTAATAACCCCCCAAAACCATGTGGCGGCGGCCCAGGCGCATCTCGCCGTAGGGGACCGGGTCAATGCTGAAGCATCCTATAATGCCGCGATACAACTCGCGACAGCGGAACTCGCAAAAAATCCTGGCCATGTAAGAGAAATGGCGCTTGCTAATATAAGCGCTGAATACGCTGCTTTTTTGTCTAGAGAGAACGAGTCAGCCTCCTCCTTAATACAACACCCTTCGGTCCCAATAAACTATTCAGCATCTGCCGCGGATCAGCCCAATCCTTCACCGGACTCTTTACTCTCTTCTATTCAAGCGGGTCGTCCCGAAGGAGAGATTGTCATACAAAGCTGCCAAGGTACGATTAATGCTCCAGTCCATGGGAAGCATAACATGGTCAACGTGCATTGCTACTTACCGAATTCAGAGGCTAGCCAACTTCAAGCTGTCTCGTTAGACAGCTTACGTAATGCACTGTATCAGCATTACCAATTATCTAATCTGTCGATTCAGCGCGTATCGGGTGAGAGTGCCTCACTGGAAGACTGTTATATCAATCTGGCGATTGTCGAAAGTCAGGCGCAACGGGAAAAAGATAAGAAAGAGCTGGAAAAGCAAGCCTCGGCGTTTGAACGCCTGCCCAGCAGTGAGCGGCAGCGGCTTGAGGCGACGAATCCCAATAAGTTGATTGCGTTAGAGAGGCTGTTTGATTCTCAAAAATTACGAGATGGTTCAGAAAGCATTCCCAAACGGATTTTGATTCAAGGGCGAGCAGGGATAGGCAAAACCACGTTATGCAAAAAGCTGGTGTATGAATATCATCATAATGGACTTTGGCAGGATCGATTTGAGAGCGTGTTGTGGATACCTTTACGGCAACTCAAGACGCACTCCCCTAGACGCTTAGAAGATTTGCTCTGCAATCAGTATTTTGTAGGCCATGAAAGCCGCCAAGCGCAGGCGTTATCAAAGGTTTTTTATACGCATCAGGATAAAACACTGTTTATCTTAGATGGCTTGGATGAAGTCGTCGGGGAACTCAATGAAGGCAAGCCTTTAAAGGATTTTTTACAGACTTTGCTCAATCAGGAGCATGTGGTGATTACCTCTCGACCTGCCGGGGTGGATGCCAAACTGTTGGGTCAGCTAGATTTGGAGTTGGAAACGGTCGGCTTTAGTCCGGCCAATGTACAGGCCTATATTGAAAAATTTGTGCCTGCATCGAACCGGGCAGCGATTCGGCAATTCATCCATCGTACGCCGTTGGTTCAGGGACTGGTGAATATACCGATTCAGCTGGATGCACTATGTTATAGCTGGGATCAGCTCCCGCAAAATCAAGACGTGACGATGTCGATGTTGTACGAGGCGATGGTGGATAAATTATGGCGCAAAGACAGCGTGCGTTTAGAGAAAAAAGAGATAGAGACTCATGTGATTGACGGCTTGTCAGAAGAGGATCTGGCAGAATTAATGACAGCCGAAATCGATTATTTAGGCTATTTAGCGTTTAAAGGCTTGGAAACGGAGAAAATTGAATTTAGTCGTGAAGAGCTCAGTCAGCGTAGGAAAGAATTAAATGGAAGAGCTCAGACAGAGGGGAAATTGCCCCTGAATTTTACGACGAATCTGAAAAAAACGTCGTATTTACATACAGCGGATGGGCATCGGCCTGAATCGGAGCGCCAGTATCATTTCCTCCACTTAACGTTTCAGGAGTTCTTTGCAGCAAAGTTTCTGGCAGGGCATCTACAAGCGTATACAAAAGTGGAAAAAGTCCCAGCCTACATTGTGCAAAAGGATTTAGACGTTATACCGCAGCGCAATGAGTTGGAAGCGTTTATCGCCACGTATAAATACAATCCGCGGTATGAGATCGTTTGGTGGATGGTGGCGGGTTTGCTCAAGGGCGCGGCGCTCGAAAATTTCTTTCATGTACTGGAGCAATCGCCGCGAGATTTGATCGGGATGCGGCATCAGCAGGTGATGGTGGGGTGTTTAAATGAAGCTCGGGCTCAATTGGAGGCCGTCACCAGGACACAATTAGAAAAGGAATTCAGGCAGTGGCTGGATTTTGAGATGAAGAATGAAAAAAGCGATTACAGTCGTCTAGGTAGCCAGAGGATTTTTCCGGAACATCTATTGCTTGAGAGTCTGAGTCAGACGAAGGGAGAGAAAAAGAATAAGGTGATGGCGACCCTTGGAGCACGTCCCGTTTTGTTATCGGACGCGGTCCAGGCCTTGATCTCTTCCGTGAAGGAGGACGGCGAAGATGTCAGGTCTGCGGCCGCCCGTGCCTTAGGCCGCCAGAGTTCGCTGTCAGCCGACGCGGTCCAGGCCTTGGTCTCCTCCTTGAAGGATGACGGCGAAGATGTCAGGTCTGCGGCCGCCCGTGCCTTAGGCCGCCAGAGTTCGCTGTCAGCCGACGCGGTCCAGATCTTGATCTCCTCCTTGAAGGATGAAAACTGGTATGTCAGGTCTGAGACCGCCAGTGTCTTAGGCCGCCAGTGTCTTAGGCCGCCAGCGTACGCTGTCAGTCGACGCGGTCCAGGTTTTGATCTCCTCCTTGAAGGATGA
- a CDS encoding HEAT repeat domain-containing protein has product MISSLKDENGSVRSAAAHALGGQDTLSADAVQALISSLKDEDGYVRSDAVRALGGQSSLSSDAVQALISSVKDENWSVRSEAASVLGGQRTLSVDAVQVLISSLKDENWSVRSEAASVLGHQSTLSSDAVQALISSLKDEDGYVRSAAARALDCQSSLSSDAVQILISSLKDENWYVRSETARALGCQGTLSADAVQILISSLKDENRSVRSAAADALGRQDTLSADAVQALISSLKDEDGYVRSAAAHALGRQSSLSSDAVQALISSVKEDDEDVRSAAARALGIQRTLSADAVQALISSVKEDDEDVRSVAASVLGYQSTLSSDAVQISISSLKDENGSVRSEAAGALGNQSPLSSDAVQALISSLKDENGSVRSAAAWALGGKSTLSEAAVQTLIGACQDENEKVRSAAACALGRQRTLSADAVQALISSLKDENRYVRSAAVRALGGQRTLSSDAVQALISSVKEGDENVRFTAASVLGCQGTLSVDAVQVLISSLKDEDGYVRSAAADALGGQRTLSADAVQALTSSLKDEDGDVRSAAARALGRQRTLSADAVQALIPSLKEDDEDVRSAAASVLGSHMDQLFTLLARLDRDQVEVLYRQVLFPRSCEQIAPLYIQDKQLHFYTATGPGQPIDLSAEQSQMIKQTFKAVQAKAGILSRLEEGPV; this is encoded by the coding sequence TTGATCTCCTCCTTGAAGGATGAAAACGGGTCTGTCAGGTCTGCAGCCGCCCATGCCTTAGGCGGCCAGGATACGCTGTCAGCCGACGCGGTCCAGGCCTTGATCTCTTCCTTGAAGGATGAAGACGGGTATGTCAGGTCTGACGCCGTCCGTGCCTTAGGCGGCCAGAGTTCGCTGTCATCCGACGCGGTCCAGGCCTTGATCTCTTCCGTGAAGGATGAAAACTGGTCTGTCAGGTCTGAGGCCGCCAGTGTCTTAGGCGGCCAGCGTACGCTGTCAGTCGACGCAGTCCAGGTTTTGATCTCTTCCTTGAAGGATGAAAACTGGTCTGTCAGGTCTGAGGCCGCCAGTGTCTTAGGCCACCAGAGTACGCTGTCATCGGACGCGGTCCAGGCCTTGATCTCTTCCTTGAAGGATGAAGACGGGTATGTCAGGTCTGCGGCCGCCCGTGCCTTAGACTGCCAGAGTTCGCTGTCATCCGACGCGGTCCAGATCTTGATCTCCTCCTTGAAGGATGAAAACTGGTATGTCAGGTCTGAGACCGCCCGTGCCTTAGGCTGCCAGGGTACGCTGTCAGCCGACGCGGTCCAGATCTTGATCTCCTCCTTAAAGGATGAAAACAGGTCTGTCAGGTCTGCAGCCGCCGATGCCTTAGGCCGCCAGGATACGCTGTCAGCCGACGCGGTCCAGGCCTTGATCTCTTCCTTGAAGGATGAAGACGGGTATGTCAGGTCTGCAGCCGCCCATGCCTTAGGCCGCCAGAGTTCGCTGTCATCCGACGCGGTCCAGGCCTTGATCTCTTCCGTGAAGGAGGACGACGAAGATGTCAGGTCTGCGGCCGCCCGTGCCTTAGGCATCCAGCGTACGCTGTCAGCCGACGCGGTCCAGGCCTTGATCTCTTCCGTGAAGGAGGACGACGAAGATGTCAGGTCTGTGGCCGCCAGTGTCTTAGGCTACCAGAGTACGCTGTCATCCGACGCGGTCCAGATCTCGATCTCCTCCTTGAAGGATGAAAACGGGTCTGTCAGGTCTGAGGCCGCCGGTGCTTTAGGCAACCAGAGTCCGCTGTCATCGGACGCGGTCCAGGCCTTGATCTCCTCCTTGAAGGATGAAAACGGGTCTGTCAGGTCTGCGGCAGCCTGGGCGTTAGGAGGCAAGAGCACGTTGTCCGAAGCCGCTGTGCAGACCTTAATCGGCGCTTGTCAGGATGAAAATGAGAAGGTCAGGTCTGCGGCCGCCTGTGCCTTAGGCCGCCAGCGTACGCTGTCAGCCGACGCGGTCCAGGCCTTGATCTCCTCCTTGAAGGATGAAAACAGGTATGTCAGGTCTGCGGCCGTCCGTGCCTTAGGCGGCCAGCGTACGCTGTCATCCGACGCGGTCCAGGCCTTGATCTCTTCCGTGAAGGAGGGCGACGAAAATGTCAGGTTTACGGCCGCCAGTGTCTTAGGCTGCCAGGGTACGCTGTCAGTCGACGCGGTCCAGGTTTTGATCTCCTCCTTGAAGGATGAAGACGGGTATGTCAGGTCTGCAGCCGCCGATGCCTTAGGCGGCCAGCGTACGCTGTCAGCCGATGCGGTCCAGGCCTTGACCTCCTCCTTGAAGGATGAAGACGGGGATGTTAGGTCTGCAGCCGCCCGTGCCTTAGGCCGCCAGCGTACGCTGTCAGCCGACGCGGTCCAGGCCTTGATCCCTTCCTTGAAGGAGGATGATGAAGATGTCAGGTCTGCGGCCGCCAGTGTCTTAGGCTCCCATATGGATCAGCTTTTTACTTTGCTTGCGCGTCTGGATCGAGATCAGGTGGAAGTACTGTATCGTCAGGTCTTGTTCCCACGTAGCTGTGAACAAATCGCGCCGCTTTATATTCAAGACAAGCAACTTCACTTTTATACAGCAACGGGGCCTGGGCAACCGATTGATCTGAGTGCTGAACAAAGTCAAATGATTAAGCAGACCTTTAAGGCCGTTCAAGCAAAAGCAGGAATACTCTCACGGCTCGAAGAGGGGCCCGTTTAA
- the ltrA gene encoding group II intron reverse transcriptase/maturase yields MLLTLWVKEGAKSECHPVMGWIESETFSCAKASRLALGQDGQEIMANRYTQERQMRQTVKVCCAPAHPDNLWNQTNWPRIIKQVKRLQERIAQAVLAGQWGKARALQHLLTRSYSGKMLAVKRVTENRGKRTPGVDRQLWTTPAAKWKGMLSLRHHGYRALPLRRVYILKSNGKQRPLGIPSMRCRAMQVLWKLALEPIAECTADPNSYGFRPKRGTADAIEQCFNCLARKNAAQWVLEGDIKGCFDNFSSEWLLNHIPMEKRILQQWLHAGFIDKGTLYATKAGTPQGGPISPVIATMALDGLEAAVFASVGPHRSMHQKLKIHVIRYADDWVVTSSSKEVLEQLVLPAVKQFMAARGLELSNEKTKITHIAKGFDFLGQNVRKYNGKLLIKPAKKSIKALLDKVREIIKRSASATQTQLIHKLNPIIRGWAQYHRHVVAKAIFALIDNAIWQCLRKWAKRRHPSKGAHWIKKKYFHRVEGRNGVFAAQERCNGETRITTLFNAVSVPIVRHIKIRKLANPFDPQWRNYFIQRYYATKPPYCPVH; encoded by the coding sequence ATGTTGTTGACGTTGTGGGTAAAGGAGGGTGCAAAAAGCGAATGCCACCCTGTAATGGGGTGGATAGAGAGTGAAACATTCTCTTGCGCGAAAGCGAGCAGACTTGCACTTGGTCAAGATGGGCAAGAGATCATGGCAAACCGTTACACGCAGGAACGTCAGATGAGGCAGACCGTAAAGGTCTGTTGTGCACCTGCGCACCCGGATAATTTGTGGAACCAGACCAACTGGCCTCGTATCATAAAACAGGTGAAACGGCTCCAGGAGCGTATTGCTCAGGCAGTTTTAGCAGGACAATGGGGCAAAGCTCGTGCTTTGCAACACCTGCTAACACGCTCATACAGCGGCAAAATGCTTGCCGTCAAACGCGTGACGGAAAATCGTGGTAAACGTACGCCAGGAGTGGACCGACAACTTTGGACCACTCCGGCTGCCAAATGGAAAGGAATGCTGTCACTGAGGCACCACGGATACCGTGCTCTACCTCTACGGCGCGTTTATATTTTAAAAAGCAACGGCAAACAGCGTCCGTTAGGCATACCCAGTATGCGATGTAGAGCGATGCAAGTTTTGTGGAAGCTCGCTCTCGAGCCCATTGCGGAATGCACAGCGGATCCGAACTCCTATGGATTTCGGCCTAAGCGTGGAACAGCTGACGCCATAGAACAGTGCTTTAACTGTCTTGCCCGTAAAAATGCAGCACAGTGGGTACTGGAGGGAGATATTAAAGGCTGTTTCGACAATTTTAGTTCGGAGTGGCTTCTTAATCATATCCCGATGGAAAAACGCATCCTACAACAGTGGCTACATGCCGGCTTTATCGATAAAGGAACCCTCTACGCGACCAAGGCTGGAACGCCACAGGGTGGTCCAATTTCACCCGTGATCGCCACGATGGCTTTGGATGGACTAGAAGCTGCTGTCTTCGCAAGCGTGGGGCCTCATCGTTCCATGCATCAAAAGCTTAAAATCCATGTTATCCGCTACGCGGATGACTGGGTGGTTACCTCAAGCTCCAAAGAGGTTCTGGAGCAACTGGTTCTCCCTGCAGTCAAACAATTCATGGCTGCTCGGGGATTAGAACTCTCTAACGAGAAGACGAAGATCACTCATATCGCCAAAGGGTTTGATTTCCTTGGGCAAAATGTACGCAAGTACAACGGCAAGCTGCTTATTAAGCCGGCCAAGAAGAGCATTAAAGCCCTTCTAGATAAAGTCCGGGAAATCATTAAACGAAGCGCCAGTGCGACCCAAACTCAACTGATACATAAACTCAACCCCATTATTCGAGGTTGGGCGCAGTATCACCGGCATGTGGTCGCCAAAGCCATCTTCGCCTTGATCGATAACGCTATTTGGCAGTGCCTTCGGAAATGGGCGAAGCGAAGACACCCATCCAAAGGAGCACACTGGATTAAGAAAAAATACTTCCACCGAGTAGAAGGGCGCAATGGAGTATTCGCTGCGCAAGAGCGCTGCAACGGGGAAACTCGTATCACAACGCTCTTTAACGCAGTCTCAGTACCCATCGTCAGACATATCAAAATACGTAAACTGGCGAACCCTTTTGATCCTCAGTGGAGAAACTACTTTATCCAACGTTACTATGCCACCAAGCCTCCGTACTGCCCGGTGCATTAA
- a CDS encoding ISAs1 family transposase, translating to MAWAQGYCNGAGRARDPSKRTCERRYFLCSFADIERVSHVIRAHWPIENQQHWILDVRFKEDANQTRNKQAASNLAMIRRTTLNLLRQDPSALSMRRRKMRALTNPEYREMLLFGLQRT from the coding sequence CTGGCCTGGGCTCAAGGCTATTGCAATGGTGCAGGCCGAGCGAGAGATCCAAGTAAGCGCACCTGTGAGCGTCGTTATTTCCTGTGTTCATTTGCAGATATAGAGCGGGTCAGTCACGTTATTCGAGCCCATTGGCCTATCGAAAATCAGCAGCATTGGATACTCGATGTCCGATTTAAGGAAGATGCCAACCAGACTCGCAACAAGCAAGCCGCATCCAATTTGGCAATGATTCGGCGCACAACTCTCAATTTACTAAGACAAGATCCCTCTGCTCTCAGCATGAGGCGGCGTAAAATGCGCGCTTTGACCAATCCTGAGTATCGGGAAATGCTGCTTTTTGGCCTGCAGCGCACATAG